One segment of Pseudobythopirellula maris DNA contains the following:
- a CDS encoding lamin tail domain-containing protein: protein MLSADPIISEFLASNDGVLQDEDGEFSDFIELYNQGDESLDLAGWYLTDDEQDLTKWSFPSTDLSSNQYLVVYASGKARSVSGSELHTNFALSANGEYLALVAPDGLTIASEFAPEFPVQYEDVSFGVAEQRTPTTLLEHGSPTQVLVPGAEIGTAWTIEGYDDTGWTSGSLGVGYAVEAAAPVSETVLQIDFNDRGSAANTFGAFDAFVIESGDENQTSPVTRTFGDIDVTLIDATSTAGYQDRVRATPTNVGDFSESLLLQDFVFSSDNDGSAGADSGLDVLIEGLDAEATYTVWGWSYDPSSTGTRVSDWTANGVLLDDYSFDGNAPPTDNETYRFGIVTTANAQGEILLQGRRDEANFDFGVFLNALQVDTGDALNLPSGVAEALRLDFNARTAGESGSANTENGYSVMDLDENGSLFGGIEVTLSSFNGATLNDRDRSVPGESGSFTLDQVYDDHIYADGPAGSGMEILLEGLVPNAQYDVAIRSYDGGLSTSPWSAIWTEESGDNPVTIADPYTFEATVSPGSNDDNTMRASLTASAQGTLVLRGVEHEDTNTRSVIVNAIELTRSTLDEAIGFDIEAAMHDANSSAYTRTQFTVDSLAEVDELRLEMQYDAGFVAYLNGVEVARRNAPAGTPAYNAAATAERSTSQALQAETINLDGFIGELNEGGANVLAIHGLNISADDADFLIAPRLYAAAVDSQEGLYLLTPTPGAPNGEGVLGFASAPLASVSHGFYETSFPVSLTASTAGADVYFTYDGSVPSASNPAAILYDGPITISTTTVLRAAAVKEGLGDSPTITETYLFLDDVLDQSIDTSNPANNPFGLEYPAIWQANATADFNVDGRIDNDPLWDLKSSLQSIPTMSIVLDHDDLWDPANGIYPNATSEGSDWRRAGSIEYIDPNTGENFQYNAGVQMHGAASRDNVRLKKHSFRLIFNSEWDGPGTLEFPLFDNDPEFADINTVVMRASFTDSFATRTSTNRYSPLDSTYTRDVFMRDTQIAMGHPSPDSTYVHLYINGLYWGMYSPAERTDDAFLASRLGGEREDWDVIRDFNELSRGNRDVYDEMFDIAAQIENASDSVANDLFQVLQGNNPDGSPDLAGTTYLDVDNFIDYILLHVHGGVEDWPSHNWVAARNRVDPGEGFRYFVWDQEIAYDGYERDVTDESGGEGRPGELLQRLKNSSEFRQRFSDRVQHHMLNPDGALTVAANTDRWLWRADQIGEAIVGESARWGDAREGEQINAPPSTTVPLMTPALWEASIAEVVGYFPESHNDTLAYLANDDLWNGSVAAPLFNQYGGEISAPFDLTLTNPNASGTVYYTLDGSDPRAVGGSVSASAIAYTGGPISLTAATQVRARVLDLGQPGSNDDWSPEVDKAFELDAPLSLRIVELMYNPASGGTEYIELQNVGALPIDLDGVRIADFSSGGYTFASQTLGAGERIVVTEDTAAFQSQYPSVTNVTSTAYSGSLSNGGETVTLVDAMGRTIQSFGYDDSPPWPTEPDGDGRSMEYIGPFDADAEDPLLVTGDPYDDGANWRASLALGGTPGAAGALTGDYDGNGVVEHADYSLWVSTFRSTSDLRADGNQNGVVDAADFTVWRDNLGNALPSFSTAIGLASSAAPQSSAAPLVETVDVGPEDEAARKPLPAARVASYRFEALASSENGEEPAGHDSAPTAEENLLLLLALDHANQNANAADSQQRAHAEGWDALENSFASLGEDDPTDDSGLRSLGGDAEEPLDVVRIF, encoded by the coding sequence GTGCTCAGCGCTGATCCGATTATCAGCGAATTTTTGGCAAGCAACGACGGAGTGCTCCAGGATGAAGACGGCGAGTTCAGCGACTTCATCGAGCTCTACAACCAGGGAGACGAGTCGCTCGATTTGGCCGGGTGGTACCTGACCGACGACGAGCAAGACCTCACCAAGTGGTCTTTTCCCAGCACCGACCTTTCGAGCAACCAATACCTGGTCGTCTACGCTTCGGGCAAAGCTCGCAGTGTCTCGGGGAGCGAGTTACACACCAACTTCGCCCTGTCGGCCAATGGTGAGTACTTGGCCTTGGTGGCGCCCGATGGGCTGACCATCGCCAGCGAGTTCGCGCCTGAGTTCCCGGTGCAATACGAGGACGTATCGTTTGGCGTGGCGGAGCAACGCACCCCCACCACGCTGCTGGAGCATGGCTCGCCAACTCAAGTGTTGGTCCCAGGAGCGGAGATTGGGACCGCATGGACCATCGAGGGGTACGACGACACCGGCTGGACTTCGGGTTCCCTAGGGGTCGGGTACGCCGTTGAAGCGGCCGCGCCGGTCTCGGAGACCGTGCTCCAGATTGACTTCAACGACCGCGGCTCAGCAGCCAACACCTTTGGGGCCTTCGATGCTTTCGTCATCGAATCGGGCGATGAGAACCAAACGTCGCCCGTCACGCGCACGTTTGGCGATATCGACGTAACGCTGATCGACGCCACTTCCACAGCGGGCTACCAAGACCGTGTCCGCGCAACCCCGACGAACGTGGGAGATTTTTCTGAGTCCCTTCTGTTGCAGGACTTTGTCTTTTCTTCCGACAACGATGGCTCGGCCGGCGCGGACAGCGGGCTGGACGTCTTGATCGAGGGGCTGGATGCGGAGGCGACTTACACGGTGTGGGGCTGGTCGTACGATCCCAGCAGCACGGGCACGCGTGTTTCCGACTGGACCGCCAATGGCGTCTTGCTCGATGACTACAGCTTCGACGGCAACGCGCCGCCTACCGACAACGAGACCTACCGCTTTGGCATAGTGACCACCGCCAACGCCCAGGGCGAAATCTTGCTCCAGGGCCGACGCGACGAGGCGAACTTCGACTTCGGCGTGTTCCTCAACGCCCTGCAAGTTGACACCGGGGACGCACTCAATCTTCCCAGCGGGGTCGCAGAGGCGTTGCGCCTCGACTTCAACGCCCGGACGGCGGGCGAGTCGGGCTCGGCAAACACGGAAAACGGTTACTCCGTGATGGATCTCGACGAGAACGGTTCGTTGTTCGGTGGGATTGAAGTCACTCTGTCATCGTTCAACGGGGCCACGCTCAACGATCGCGACCGATCGGTTCCTGGCGAGAGCGGCTCGTTCACTTTGGACCAGGTGTACGATGACCATATCTACGCGGACGGCCCCGCCGGCAGCGGTATGGAGATACTCCTAGAGGGTCTCGTTCCCAACGCCCAGTACGACGTGGCGATCCGATCGTACGACGGGGGACTCAGCACCAGCCCGTGGAGCGCGATCTGGACCGAAGAGAGCGGCGACAATCCGGTCACCATCGCCGACCCCTACACCTTCGAGGCCACTGTTTCGCCCGGCTCCAACGACGACAACACGATGCGGGCCAGCCTGACCGCCTCGGCGCAGGGAACACTCGTGCTGCGAGGCGTTGAGCACGAAGACACCAACACGAGGAGCGTGATCGTCAACGCTATCGAGCTGACCCGCTCAACGCTTGACGAGGCGATTGGCTTCGATATCGAAGCCGCGATGCACGATGCGAACAGCTCCGCCTACACCCGAACGCAATTCACCGTCGACAGCTTGGCGGAAGTCGACGAGTTGCGTCTCGAGATGCAGTACGACGCTGGCTTTGTGGCTTACCTGAACGGTGTGGAGGTCGCGCGTCGCAACGCCCCCGCGGGAACCCCCGCTTACAACGCTGCGGCGACCGCCGAACGCAGCACGAGCCAAGCCTTGCAGGCCGAGACGATCAACCTCGATGGCTTTATCGGCGAGCTGAACGAAGGCGGCGCCAACGTGCTCGCGATTCACGGCCTGAACATCTCGGCCGACGACGCCGATTTCTTGATCGCGCCGCGGCTTTATGCAGCCGCCGTCGATAGCCAAGAGGGGCTGTACCTGCTGACTCCCACGCCCGGAGCCCCCAACGGCGAGGGTGTTCTGGGCTTCGCCTCGGCGCCCCTAGCCAGTGTGTCGCACGGCTTTTACGAGACATCGTTCCCAGTCTCTTTGACGGCGTCGACGGCCGGAGCCGATGTCTACTTCACCTATGATGGCAGCGTTCCCAGCGCGAGCAATCCGGCCGCTATTCTCTACGACGGTCCGATCACGATCTCCACGACCACCGTGCTGCGGGCCGCAGCGGTCAAGGAGGGCTTGGGCGATTCACCGACGATCACCGAGACTTACTTGTTTCTCGACGACGTGCTGGACCAGAGCATCGACACCAGCAACCCGGCGAACAATCCGTTTGGCCTCGAGTACCCCGCCATTTGGCAGGCGAACGCCACGGCCGATTTCAATGTCGACGGCCGGATCGACAACGACCCTCTCTGGGACCTCAAGAGTTCGCTGCAGTCGATCCCAACGATGTCGATTGTCTTGGACCACGACGATTTATGGGACCCTGCGAACGGCATCTACCCGAACGCCACGAGCGAGGGGTCGGATTGGCGGAGGGCCGGGTCGATCGAGTACATCGACCCCAACACGGGCGAGAACTTCCAGTACAACGCCGGCGTGCAGATGCACGGGGCCGCCAGCCGCGACAACGTGCGTCTGAAGAAACACTCGTTCCGGCTGATCTTCAACAGCGAGTGGGATGGGCCCGGCACGCTCGAATTCCCGCTGTTCGACAACGACCCCGAGTTCGCCGACATCAACACCGTGGTCATGCGGGCGTCGTTCACCGACAGCTTCGCCACCCGCACCTCAACCAACCGGTACTCACCGCTCGACTCGACCTACACGCGCGACGTCTTCATGCGCGACACGCAGATCGCCATGGGCCACCCGTCGCCCGACAGCACCTACGTGCACCTCTATATCAACGGCCTGTACTGGGGGATGTACAGCCCGGCCGAACGGACGGACGACGCGTTCCTGGCGTCGCGGCTCGGCGGCGAGCGCGAGGACTGGGACGTCATCCGTGACTTCAACGAGTTGTCTCGCGGCAACCGCGACGTCTACGACGAGATGTTCGACATCGCCGCCCAGATCGAGAACGCCTCGGATTCGGTAGCGAACGACTTGTTCCAAGTCCTGCAGGGAAACAACCCAGACGGCTCCCCCGATCTCGCCGGAACCACTTACCTCGATGTGGACAACTTTATCGATTACATCCTGCTCCACGTGCACGGCGGCGTGGAAGACTGGCCTTCCCACAACTGGGTGGCGGCGCGCAACCGGGTCGATCCGGGCGAGGGCTTCAGGTACTTCGTTTGGGACCAAGAGATCGCCTACGACGGCTACGAGCGAGACGTGACGGATGAGAGCGGCGGAGAAGGTCGCCCGGGCGAGCTCCTGCAACGACTGAAGAACAGCTCGGAGTTCAGGCAGCGATTCTCCGACCGCGTTCAGCACCATATGCTCAACCCGGACGGAGCGCTCACCGTCGCCGCGAACACCGATCGTTGGCTGTGGCGCGCCGACCAGATCGGCGAGGCGATTGTCGGCGAGTCCGCCCGCTGGGGCGACGCACGCGAGGGGGAGCAGATCAACGCCCCGCCCTCGACCACGGTCCCGCTGATGACCCCCGCCTTGTGGGAGGCGTCGATCGCCGAGGTCGTCGGCTACTTCCCCGAGAGCCACAACGACACGCTCGCCTACCTGGCGAACGACGACCTGTGGAACGGCTCCGTCGCGGCCCCTCTGTTCAATCAGTACGGCGGAGAGATCTCCGCGCCCTTTGATCTGACTCTGACCAACCCCAATGCCAGCGGGACGGTCTACTATACGCTTGACGGCTCCGACCCGCGTGCTGTCGGCGGATCGGTCAGCGCGTCGGCGATCGCCTACACGGGCGGCCCCATCAGCTTGACGGCGGCGACCCAAGTGCGTGCGCGGGTGCTTGATCTCGGGCAACCCGGATCCAACGACGACTGGAGCCCGGAGGTCGACAAAGCTTTTGAGCTCGACGCGCCGCTTTCGCTGCGGATCGTTGAGCTGATGTACAACCCAGCCTCGGGCGGGACGGAGTACATCGAACTGCAGAACGTGGGGGCATTGCCCATCGATCTAGACGGCGTCCGCATCGCAGACTTTTCTTCCGGCGGCTACACGTTCGCCAGCCAAACGCTTGGAGCGGGCGAAAGGATCGTGGTCACAGAAGACACGGCCGCTTTCCAGTCCCAGTACCCGTCGGTGACAAACGTGACGTCGACGGCGTATTCAGGCAGTCTGAGCAATGGCGGCGAAACGGTGACGTTGGTCGACGCCATGGGAAGGACCATCCAATCCTTCGGCTACGACGACTCGCCCCCCTGGCCGACCGAGCCCGACGGCGATGGGCGATCAATGGAGTATATCGGTCCGTTCGACGCCGACGCAGAAGACCCTTTGCTGGTCACAGGAGACCCTTATGACGACGGCGCCAATTGGCGGGCCAGCTTGGCGCTAGGCGGCACGCCGGGCGCGGCGGGCGCCCTCACTGGCGACTACGACGGGAACGGCGTAGTCGAGCACGCCGACTACTCGCTGTGGGTGTCGACCTTCCGGTCCACCTCGGACTTGCGTGCGGACGGAAACCAGAACGGCGTTGTCGACGCGGCCGATTTCACCGTGTGGCGTGACAACCTTGGGAATGCTTTGCCATCCTTCTCGACGGCGATCGGACTCGCTTCGTCAGCAGCCCCTCAATCTTCAGCCGCCCCTCTCGTGGAGACAGTCGATGTGGGGCCTGAGGACGAGGCGGCTCGTAAGCCGTTGCCTGCCGCCCGGGTCGCTTCATACCGTTTCGAGGCCCTCGCCTCTAGCGAAAATGGCGAGGAACCCGCAGGGCACGACTCCGCCCCAACGGCAGAAGAGAATCTTCTGCTCTTGCTTGCACTAGACCACGCGAATCAGAACGCGAACGCTGCTGATTCGCAGCAGCGAGCCCATGCCGAAGGTTGGGATGCCCTGGAGAACAGCTTTGCCTCGCTCGGCGAAGACGACCCTACGGACGACAGTGGGCTTCGCTCGCTTGGCGGCGATGCCGAGGAACCGCTCGACGTCGTGAGAATATTCTGA
- a CDS encoding VOC family protein produces the protein MSSAAQETTFKLTPFHVALQVRDITEARRFYGEVLGCPEGRSAEKWIDFDLFGHQFVVHLNPSIGPDGKIGQHVNPVDGHGVPVPHSGVVLEMDAWQALADKLRAHEPADEVEWVIEPYTRFEGEPGEQATMFILDPSGNALEFKAFRDIQSQLFAV, from the coding sequence ATGAGCTCCGCAGCCCAAGAGACAACGTTTAAGCTCACCCCGTTCCACGTCGCCCTCCAAGTCCGCGACATCACCGAGGCGCGCCGCTTCTACGGCGAGGTGCTCGGCTGTCCCGAGGGCCGCAGCGCTGAGAAGTGGATCGACTTCGACCTGTTCGGCCACCAGTTCGTGGTGCACCTGAACCCGTCTATCGGTCCCGACGGCAAGATCGGCCAACACGTCAACCCGGTCGACGGCCACGGCGTGCCGGTGCCGCACAGCGGCGTGGTGCTCGAGATGGACGCTTGGCAGGCCTTGGCCGACAAGCTCCGTGCTCACGAGCCAGCCGATGAGGTCGAGTGGGTGATCGAGCCGTACACCCGCTTCGAGGGCGAACCCGGCGAGCAAGCCACGATGTTCATCCTCGACCCCAGCGGAAACGCATTGGAGTTCAAAGCCTTCCGCGACATCCAAAGCCAGCTATTCGCGGTCTGA
- a CDS encoding DUF1559 domain-containing protein, translating into MRAPISCRRRLPAAFTLVELLVVIAIIGILVALLLPAVQSAREAARRSQCLSNMRQVGLALMNYESANGRFPAGAVQRDLAAAEASADPTMFSWVTLVMRYVEEAAAYDQADWTIPLGERVAADNTAHHIQFKTFQCPTDEPADVVDGMNFYGARGNYVANAGIGWVWMDNPADFTSYPFQCRTKSQINPFANRYAEDPYGTGVTEEPKHWSKCEDGSSLYRLGAFLVNKGLKLARATDGTSKTAAVSELITVPGVDTRGAMHFGAAAMYMHDFVPNAKQVTLLGKPDDWKDLTRYCVNEYNAPCKQNSQAWKGQWNQTARSNHPGGVNTLFVDGSAKLVQDSIEQLIWHAYSTPDGEEVVGSL; encoded by the coding sequence ATGCGTGCTCCCATTTCTTGCCGCCGTCGGCTGCCCGCGGCGTTCACCCTGGTCGAGCTGCTGGTCGTGATCGCCATTATCGGCATCTTAGTCGCCCTGCTGCTGCCGGCGGTGCAGTCCGCCCGTGAGGCGGCCCGCCGCAGCCAGTGCCTGAGCAACATGCGGCAAGTCGGCCTGGCGCTGATGAACTACGAGAGCGCGAACGGCCGGTTCCCCGCGGGAGCTGTCCAGCGTGACCTCGCTGCCGCCGAGGCCTCAGCGGACCCAACGATGTTCAGCTGGGTCACACTGGTCATGCGATACGTGGAAGAAGCGGCGGCGTACGATCAGGCCGACTGGACGATTCCTCTTGGTGAGCGCGTTGCGGCTGATAACACGGCGCACCACATTCAATTCAAGACGTTCCAATGCCCGACGGATGAGCCGGCAGATGTTGTCGATGGCATGAACTTCTATGGTGCTCGGGGCAATTACGTCGCCAACGCCGGCATCGGCTGGGTTTGGATGGACAACCCTGCCGATTTTACATCCTACCCGTTCCAATGCCGTACGAAATCGCAGATCAACCCCTTCGCCAATAGATACGCCGAGGACCCCTACGGGACTGGGGTCACTGAAGAGCCGAAGCACTGGAGCAAGTGTGAGGACGGCTCGTCGCTCTACCGCCTGGGAGCCTTCCTCGTTAACAAGGGCCTCAAGCTGGCCCGCGCGACGGACGGCACCAGCAAGACCGCCGCGGTGAGCGAGCTCATTACCGTACCCGGCGTAGACACCCGCGGAGCGATGCACTTCGGCGCCGCCGCAATGTACATGCACGACTTCGTGCCGAATGCCAAGCAAGTGACTCTGCTTGGCAAGCCCGATGACTGGAAAGACCTCACGAGGTATTGCGTCAACGAGTACAACGCCCCTTGCAAACAAAACTCTCAGGCTTGGAAGGGGCAGTGGAATCAGACGGCGCGCAGCAACCACCCTGGTGGGGTCAACACGCTGTTCGTCGATGGCAGTGCGAAGCTAGTCCAAGACAGCATCGAGCAGTTGATTTGGCACGCTTACTCGACGCCTGACGGTGAGGAGGTCGTCGGATCGCTATGA
- a CDS encoding gamma-glutamyltransferase family protein: MLRRTLSPPAIAAALVCIVSGWFAGDAWAQQRIAAERGVVVTGHPDATAAGLAVLRAGGNAMDAAVAASLALGVAEPYGSGLGGKMVLLHREATGGEIGCVEALCPSPAATDVKAFAALSSAKRSRGYHSACVPGLPAGLYAAHQKWGSKPWGELFDDAIRLAEEGVTVSEEMRDLMAPHEKRLAANPETAPIYLVDGRLPRVGERFSNPDLAGTLRRYRDGGAKGFYTGETAERIVAAAQAAGARLSLDDFRSFQPRFSEPLAINLRGYRVYSSPPPLTGGATVLAVLKGLEQADWPTAAPRDAAYIDRIGRLLQVFYPRISKSAADTPDAARLTRELLADDSIAAAVELAANLDPQDPKASLVGAHAATGATLDDRDDASTTHLVVIDSSGEMVSLTQSLSLHFGACVAPPGTGVLLNDSMSNFAIRTKSSPNYLAPGKRPRSTVAPVLVTRDGLPVLALGIPGGQRIPTTTIQLLADVLLTDTPLEQSFGRPRFHLRRPSTSKQPPNVIDLEEGASADELATLREELETLGWRTERKPHNGHYFGGGNAARFLAGGRLEGVADDRRTNFADGD; the protein is encoded by the coding sequence ATGCTAAGGCGGACGCTATCTCCCCCCGCCATCGCCGCGGCCCTCGTGTGCATCGTGAGTGGGTGGTTTGCGGGCGACGCTTGGGCCCAGCAACGCATCGCGGCCGAGCGAGGGGTCGTTGTGACCGGCCACCCGGATGCGACCGCGGCGGGGCTGGCGGTGCTGCGCGCGGGGGGCAATGCGATGGACGCCGCGGTCGCCGCCTCGTTGGCGCTCGGCGTCGCGGAGCCCTACGGATCGGGCTTGGGCGGCAAGATGGTTCTCTTGCACCGTGAAGCGACCGGCGGCGAGATCGGCTGCGTCGAGGCGCTGTGCCCTTCGCCCGCGGCAACCGATGTGAAAGCCTTCGCCGCACTCTCTTCGGCCAAGCGATCGCGGGGCTACCACTCGGCCTGCGTGCCGGGTCTGCCGGCGGGGTTGTACGCCGCCCACCAGAAGTGGGGGTCGAAGCCGTGGGGCGAGCTCTTTGACGACGCCATCCGCCTCGCCGAAGAGGGAGTCACCGTCAGCGAAGAGATGCGCGACCTAATGGCCCCTCACGAGAAACGACTGGCGGCCAACCCCGAGACCGCGCCGATCTACTTAGTCGATGGCCGCCTGCCCCGTGTGGGTGAGCGGTTCTCGAACCCCGACCTCGCCGGCACGCTGCGTCGCTATCGCGATGGCGGCGCCAAAGGCTTTTACACGGGCGAAACGGCCGAGCGGATCGTCGCGGCCGCCCAGGCGGCCGGCGCGCGGCTGTCGCTCGACGACTTCCGCAGCTTTCAGCCTCGATTCAGCGAGCCGTTGGCGATCAACTTACGCGGCTACCGGGTCTACAGCAGCCCGCCGCCGCTCACGGGTGGGGCGACCGTATTGGCGGTGCTCAAGGGGCTTGAGCAGGCCGACTGGCCAACCGCCGCGCCGCGCGACGCGGCTTACATCGACCGCATTGGGAGGCTGCTGCAAGTCTTCTACCCGCGTATCAGCAAGTCGGCGGCCGACACGCCCGATGCCGCCCGCCTGACCCGCGAGTTGCTAGCCGACGACTCGATCGCCGCGGCCGTCGAGTTGGCCGCCAATCTTGATCCCCAAGACCCGAAGGCGTCGCTCGTCGGCGCGCACGCGGCTACGGGCGCCACGCTCGACGACCGTGACGACGCCAGCACCACGCACCTAGTGGTGATCGACTCGAGCGGTGAGATGGTGAGCCTTACGCAGTCGCTGAGCCTGCACTTTGGGGCCTGCGTCGCGCCGCCCGGCACGGGCGTGCTGCTCAACGACAGCATGAGCAATTTTGCGATCCGCACGAAGTCGTCCCCCAACTACCTGGCCCCGGGCAAGCGGCCCCGCAGCACCGTGGCGCCCGTGCTCGTGACACGCGACGGCCTGCCGGTGCTGGCGCTCGGCATCCCGGGGGGCCAGCGGATCCCGACCACCACGATTCAACTGCTCGCCGACGTGCTGCTGACCGACACGCCGCTCGAGCAATCGTTCGGCCGGCCCCGCTTCCACCTCCGCCGGCCCTCGACCTCCAAGCAGCCGCCCAACGTGATCGATCTGGAAGAGGGCGCATCCGCCGATGAGCTCGCCACGCTGCGGGAAGAGCTCGAAACGCTCGGCTGGCGGACCGAACGCAAGCCGCACAACGGCCACTACTTCGGCGGCGGCAACGCGGCGCGGTTCCTCGCGGGCGGGCGTTTAGAGGGAGTCGCCGACGACCGCCGCACCAACTTCGCCGACGGCGACTGA
- a CDS encoding M14-type cytosolic carboxypeptidase, translated as MYRHLWIFFSLAVLATTPLRAAVTLNGDFDHGSLDESASFVSGDFVQLAGRDNYNAGQWKWLYFSANGVQGQQLTFRIDDDFPGGGSRLNNHEMVYSYDQDNWFFFDNNARSSSADTYTFSNDSAFTSDQVWVAYGLPYSIDRLESHTAGVAASPWVSPTATGGSDLVIGQSPGGIDDIGRVIPQQDLYGYRVTDPSSDGPKAKIVLLGGTHSNETLANLTLEALVDYLVSDELDAALLRRRAEFFVYPMANPDGRLAGYNRSTVQFPDLDPNRHWDAPHYDGLTDIRAVGEAIIADTGGDADIFLDFHSTVDPGSSHFVYTDIDKNMHLHPYWQQVLQLEPTIATFDAALQNDTGAKFGYEQLGVGFTGTFETRFIAGENEDRFVTLGENFGKAFAALLATPYGDLNFDGDVDADDYAVLTTHAETSTAGLTTAEAYAAGDLNNDGWNDALDFGLFKETYVATHGAQAFALMIAGVPEPSTLTVALVAAISLIIRRRSPAAAKPY; from the coding sequence TTGTACCGTCACCTGTGGATCTTCTTCTCGCTCGCCGTTTTGGCCACGACGCCGCTGCGCGCGGCGGTCACGCTCAACGGCGACTTCGACCACGGCTCGCTCGACGAGTCGGCCAGCTTTGTCTCGGGCGACTTCGTGCAACTGGCAGGCCGCGACAACTACAACGCCGGCCAGTGGAAGTGGCTTTACTTCTCGGCAAACGGGGTGCAGGGGCAGCAGCTTACCTTCCGGATCGACGATGACTTCCCGGGGGGCGGGTCGAGGCTGAACAACCACGAGATGGTCTACAGCTACGACCAAGACAATTGGTTCTTCTTCGACAACAACGCGCGGAGCTCTTCGGCCGACACCTACACGTTCTCGAACGATTCGGCTTTCACCTCCGACCAAGTCTGGGTGGCGTACGGGTTGCCTTATTCGATCGACCGGTTGGAATCGCACACGGCTGGCGTCGCGGCGAGCCCATGGGTCTCGCCAACGGCGACCGGCGGCTCGGACCTTGTGATCGGGCAGTCGCCCGGGGGGATCGACGACATCGGCCGCGTGATCCCGCAGCAAGACCTTTACGGATACCGCGTCACCGATCCCAGCTCCGACGGCCCGAAGGCGAAGATCGTGCTGCTCGGCGGCACGCACTCGAATGAGACGCTCGCCAACCTCACTCTCGAAGCGCTAGTCGACTATCTGGTCAGCGACGAACTCGACGCGGCGTTGCTCCGCCGCCGGGCCGAGTTCTTTGTTTATCCGATGGCGAACCCCGACGGCCGGCTGGCCGGCTACAACCGCAGCACGGTGCAGTTTCCTGACCTCGACCCGAACCGCCACTGGGACGCGCCGCACTACGACGGGCTGACCGACATCCGGGCGGTGGGCGAAGCCATCATCGCCGACACCGGCGGCGACGCCGACATTTTCCTCGACTTCCACTCGACGGTCGATCCCGGCTCGAGCCACTTCGTTTACACCGACATCGACAAGAACATGCACCTGCACCCCTATTGGCAACAGGTGCTGCAACTCGAACCGACCATCGCGACATTCGACGCCGCGCTTCAGAACGACACCGGGGCCAAGTTTGGCTACGAGCAACTGGGCGTGGGATTCACCGGAACGTTCGAGACACGATTCATCGCCGGCGAGAACGAAGACCGCTTTGTCACGCTGGGAGAGAACTTCGGCAAGGCGTTCGCCGCGTTGCTCGCCACGCCTTACGGTGACCTCAACTTCGACGGCGACGTCGACGCCGACGACTACGCCGTGCTCACCACTCACGCCGAAACGAGCACCGCGGGCCTGACGACCGCCGAGGCGTACGCGGCGGGCGACCTGAACAACGACGGCTGGAACGACGCACTCGACTTCGGCCTTTTCAAAGAGACTTATGTCGCGACCCACGGCGCCCAGGCCTTTGCGCTGATGATCGCCGGAGTCCCCGAACCCTCAACCCTGACCGTCGCACTGGTCGCGGCGATCTCCCTTATCATCCGCCGCCGATCCCCGGCGGCAGCCAAGCCATATTGA
- a CDS encoding integrase core domain-containing protein, with product MKTRFIEPGSPWENGHCVNFNGKLRDQLLAREQLDSLLEASVLLERRRRHYNTVRPHSSLGCRIPSPACNQLA from the coding sequence GTGAAGACGCGGTTCATCGAGCCGGGCAGCCCTTGGGAGAACGGCCACTGCGTTAACTTCAACGGCAAGTTGCGGGACCAGCTGCTCGCCCGAGAGCAGCTCGACTCGCTGCTGGAAGCCAGCGTGCTCCTCGAGCGTAGGCGGCGGCACTACAACACGGTCAGGCCCCACAGCTCGCTGGGCTGCCGGATCCCTTCGCCCGCCTGCAATCAGCTTGCGTAG